TCGGTAGAAAAGCCACACCGGAAGCGGCAGAACAGATCGTctgcaaacaaagaaaagaaacatactTACCAAAGCATCAAAATGTGGCACGAAGCGCGCAAACAGGAAAAGAAGATCCGTGGCATGCTGGTCGATTATCGGAAGCGGGCCGAACGAAGGCAGGACTTTTACGAGCGTATTGTATGTATGGCGTGGAACCGGTTCCGACCCTCTTTTCGTTGACCTTGTACTGattgaatttccattttccttttttccatttggtgttgctgttgcaccGGGGCACCATCATCGGACCATCGGGGAATGCAGAAAGCCGACCCGACACAGTTCCTTCAAGTGCATGGACGCAAAGGCAAAATACACCTGGATGCCAGCGTCGCGACAGCTGCCGAGAATCCTGCAATCATGCAAGTGATATTCAATGCGACAGGGAGCGATGGTTCTCCCTGGGATCTTTCTACTGTTTTCTTGTACCGCATTTCCTGGCCCTTTCATGTTCCTCATACACTTCGTTTTTCCACCCGCGGAATCACACACCCATCCGGTTCCTGGGACGCGCCTCAGTGCAAAATGCAATACATTTCCTGTTTACCTTGTTCCCCTGCGTAATCGCGTAATTGCAACGTAATTGTCCCTGGAACAGAGACATATTTTGTAGCAAACGCTTATCCTATTCCTTTGAAATGAATCCTTGTTAGATGGGATGCTGAACATGCgtctaagaaaaaaaaaacagatggtACTACAAGGGgcggtttgttttatgtccGACTTTGTGCTTCGTTCGTCGTTCGCAGGATGCCATGGCAGGGCCAGAAGGATAATCTGATCGATCGGTTTGATGTGCGTGCGCATCTAGACTATATACCGCCGGTGCCACGCACCAATCCGGAACAGCCCGACCAGCAAGAGGATGATGCGGACGAACGTGCGATGAATTATGAGCGATACCGGGTGTTGGCACAGAACGAATTTCTCGGTGGGTAACTATGAATCCAAAAGAATGAATCCAGAAAACGCCACATTCATTACATCCAAATGCGTTTCTTGTTCTGGGGATTGAGCAATATTAAAACTGTTTGTCTTGTAGGTATTGTTGAAGAAAAGTATCTTCATCAGCTGTATCTCGAGGAACAGTTCGGAGTGAATGCACAGATCGAGGCGGAAACGAAAGCGGCAGCCGctgcagcaaaaaagaaatcttcCGCCGGTGCAGCCATTGGTTACACGTAcgaggaaacggaaacggtcCCGGGTGGCCCAGGATCGAGCATCGGTGGCATCGGAACGGCAAGCGTACCGTTCGTGCAGTCCATAACAGCGATCGAGAAGGCGTCGGAATCGTCAGCTCCGTTGGCTAGCTCGAGTGGACCCGTAGCGGCACGGTTTGATGAGTGCATGAAGGATGATTCGGACTCGGACTTGGATATGGATGTGTCGATTGATATAAACAAAATAGGCACTAATCAAGCGCATGAGCTGAATGCATGCGGGCGACAGTACGGTATGAAGAGCAATGATTTCTACTCGTTTCTAACGAAGGATGCCGACGAAGCGGACGCACTGCGGATGGCCCGTGAGGAGGAGCAGGAGAAAATTATGTTCAGTGGGCGTAAGAGTCGCCGAGAGCGACGGGCTCAACGCGAACGGAAGGTTGCTGGACGCCCGTTAAGCCCCCCGAGCTATGCGGCCAAAGAGGAGCTGGTGCCGCGCACATTTGTCGAAGCGAACGATAGCTCGCGGTCTCCTTCGCCGGTGAATTCGGGCAAGATAACGTACATTACCTCGTTCGGTGGGGAAGAAGAGCTGCAGCCGCATGGGAAGATTTCGTTCGGGTTTACGCGTGAAATGAGCACGCTGGGTGGAATTGCTGGCACGTCCAAGGCGGCTCGATTGCGTGCGGGAGCTGCCGGTGCGGAAGCGAGTGGCACGTTGAGCTACGCGGACAAGGTGAAACAGAATTTGGAGAAgttgaaaacacaacaaacgaaaGAGAGTGATCGTAAGCCCCCGGTACAGTATCAACGATCGGCGGCCAGCGGGGGACGGGGTAGAAGTAGTAGAAgtagcagcagaagcagcagtcgCAGCCGAGGCAGAAGCCGACGGCGTCGAAGAAGCTCCAGCAGTAGCCGAAGTCGTAGTCGAAGTCGGAATCGTAGTCGTAGTAGAAGTCGAAGGCGCTTGAGAAGCACCGCCGCTGGTAGAAGCCGATCGCGATCCAGGAGCGGAGGGCGTGGTACAGCTCGGTCTACTTATTCACGGTACCGGAGGCGCTCGAAATCACGTTCGCGCTCGCGATCAAGGTCTCGATCGCGCACCCGTTCGAAAGCATCTCGCTGGAGTCCGAGACGAAGGTATCCGGTTGggcaatcatcatcaacccGACGCAAAAACACACCGTCCCgatcttcctcttcttcttcatcatctACCTCATCGTCGCGATCACGCTCCCGAACGCCAGTCCGTCGTTCCCAAGCATCGCGAGCCAAACGAAGATCGGGCCCAGAATCAGACAGCGATTCGTCCCGTAAAGCCAAAAAACTAATACCGATTACACCGATTACTACGATAGTTACACAGGAAAAGCCATCGCTTGTTGTGCCACCGTCACTGCTAGGATCActtccgccaccaccacctcctccGCTTCCGGTAGCTGTTGAAAGTTCGGTGGACGAAAAGAAACCCATTCCGGCACTGGCGTTGAttgaaccggaaccggaagtgCCTATTAAACGGTACTACGGGCGAAGAAGGGGCGACGAAAGCTCGAGCGATGAAGCGAGCACCTCTGGGGAGGATACGAATGGTGACGATCGTAAACCAACAATCGTACCGGCACTGCAAGTTACGGATGCTACCAGAGCAGATGATACGGTTGGCAAGGAAAGCGTCATTAAGTGAGTGTAACGTGTAGCGTattcgttcattttgtttgccatgttGCACATCTTTTATTATTGACCTTCAAGTTTCGCTTACTCTAACAACCAATTCATTATCCTTCTTCAGATCCACCTTCGATACGACGGTGCAGATTAAGCAGGAAAAACCGGACCCGGTCGAACAATCCGTTGTAGCGCCGACCGGTGCTGGCGGTGGTAGCACATCGTTAAGGTTTGGTAAAACGGTCTCTGGTGGCACCAGCGCTCCCGAATCCAAAGTCAGTAAGAATAACTCAAATCGATACCGCAATAATCCGAATCGTTCCGAATACCACCACCAAAACTGCCTTCCGCCTGCCTCCACCagatgcgtgcgtgcgtgtgtgtgtgattgttttttttttttggcggcGTATCGTATGGCGTTGTCTGGCTAGAGTGAAAGAGGGGGAATCGTCGGATATGCGCATGCCTTGATGGCTCTGGAATGTATCCCGTAGCGTTGTAAAAGTGTCAGGTTCATTTGTTGATTAGTAGATGTATTTTGCGAAACATTTTTGAACTGTTGGTTTATCCCCTCCTTATTACTTCTACATAGTCTTCCTTTTCGAAGCTTAATGGGTCGTTTAAGTACACAGGCAAAATCCTTGTTGATGATCGGTAGTCCAGCTGACATTTCGGTCTTAACCTTCCCTGTATTAGACCGAACACTTAGGCATAAAGCTATAAAACAGCATGGTTTAGTCATGATTTCAACAAAGTCCGGACGTTTTGTGAAGTCGTGCCGACACTTTCTGTGGAATGGTTAAATCTCCTTAAAGCATGAGATATGTTTTAAGTCCTGGTcgatgtatatattttttttaacctcaTGATCGTCGATCCTAATCGAAAATTCTATTTGAAATCCCTTTCATCCTGTTATATagtatattatatat
This region of Anopheles marshallii chromosome 2, idAnoMarsDA_429_01, whole genome shotgun sequence genomic DNA includes:
- the LOC128719450 gene encoding CLK4-associating serine/arginine rich protein; its protein translation is MWHEARKQEKKIRGMLVDYRKRAERRQDFYERIKADPTQFLQVHGRKGKIHLDASVATAAENPAIMMPWQGQKDNLIDRFDVRAHLDYIPPVPRTNPEQPDQQEDDADERAMNYERYRVLAQNEFLGIVEEKYLHQLYLEEQFGVNAQIEAETKAAAAAAKKKSSAGAAIGYTYEETETVPGGPGSSIGGIGTASVPFVQSITAIEKASESSAPLASSSGPVAARFDECMKDDSDSDLDMDVSIDINKIGTNQAHELNACGRQYGMKSNDFYSFLTKDADEADALRMAREEEQEKIMFSGRKSRRERRAQRERKVAGRPLSPPSYAAKEELVPRTFVEANDSSRSPSPVNSGKITYITSFGGEEELQPHGKISFGFTREMSTLGGIAGTSKAARLRAGAAGAEASGTLSYADKVKQNLEKLKTQQTKESDRKPPVQYQRSAASGGRGRSSRSSSRSSSRSRGRSRRRRRSSSSSRSRSRSRNRSRSRSRRRLRSTAAGRSRSRSRSGGRGTARSTYSRYRRRSKSRSRSRSRSRSRTRSKASRWSPRRRYPVGQSSSTRRKNTPSRSSSSSSSSTSSSRSRSRTPVRRSQASRAKRRSGPESDSDSSRKAKKLIPITPITTIVTQEKPSLVVPPSLLGSLPPPPPPPLPVAVESSVDEKKPIPALALIEPEPEVPIKRYYGRRRGDESSSDEASTSGEDTNGDDRKPTIVPALQVTDATRADDTVGKESVIKSTFDTTVQIKQEKPDPVEQSVVAPTGAGGGSTSLRFGKTVSGGTSAPESKVGTGVSTAGSIAGLTSKSVNPRDRLKRKMQILLNKQYKADKKAEIEKVERQIQQQQERDDEMRELALKLRRRQRELRHKYGTPESEHSKSHSSQEERSSDEGEDAGSKPQQPQPKQRFDQPPGEDGSTSPRRLPLLVPPLTSVPPPKMALHSRPPPSLPAGGGGPPMGSGGYRNSVVIERKPVLRSASNFGTQSGDHAGPGSYGGDISGRLRRRDSPAQSVSSTSTSRGYGGAAGGMSPSMNLRRGGAGATSTGSRFDDRNRRRSPPASRYDRTRSKSRDRLASRDTGQNPGGSGRGRRTDYGRTRGDYDRYQGGYGGSGQGQQSGYGGGSRYRGRRSRSGSRVRRSRSSERPTTRGNGGSSGSGNVASTRQSNRSPKPLKKLVDY